TCGCTTGTCTGCAAAGTGCCTGGCGGCATCGCCCTGATGGCCCGGACCCTCGCGCTGAAGCCGCTGCGCCGACTGCCCATCGGCCTCGGCGCGCTCACCAGGCGTCCCGTACCGCACGAGATCACCGACGGCTGGCTGCGGCCGCTGCTCACCGACAAGGCCATCAGGAACGACTTCCGCCGCTACAACGCGGGCGTACGCAGGACCGAACTCCTCGAAGCGGCCGAAGGACTACGGAAGTTCGACCGGCCGGCGCTGGTGGTGTGGGCCGTCCAGGACCGCATGATGCCGCGGGAACACGGTCGGCGGCTGGCCGAACTGCTGCCGCAGGGACGGCTTCTGGAGATCGAGGACAGCTGCACGCTGATCGCCGAGGACCAGCCGGAGCGGCTGACGGAAGCGCTACGCGCCTTCATCGCGGAGACCACCGCGGGACCGTCTTGATCGACTGGTGGTGAGCCCGGCCCGGGTTTACCGTCGACGAGTAGACGGAATCGTCTACCGACCCTCGTAAGAGGGACACGACGTCATGACGAGCCCGCAGCCGACCCCCACCGCGCAGACCGCCGCCCCGGACAAGAAACTCGGCGGCAACGGGATCGCGCTGCTCGTCATCGCCTCGTGCCAGTTGATGGTGGTACTCGACATCACCATCGTGAACATAGCGCTCCCGCACATCCAGAGCGCGCTGAACTTCTCGACCACGAGCCTTTCCTGGGTGGTCAGCGCCTATACGCTCACCTTCGGCGGCCTGCTCCTCCTGGGCGGCCGCGCCGGTGACATCCTCGGCCGCCGCCGGGTTTTCCTCGCCGGCGTCATGCTCTTCGCGCTCGCCTCTCTCCTCGGCGGCCTCTCCCAGAGCTCCGGCCAGCTCCTCGCCGCTCGCGCCCTGCAGGGCGTCGGCGGCGCCATCGCATCGCCGACCGCGCTCGCACTGATCACCACCACCTTCACCGAAGGCCCGGCCCGCAACCGGGCGTTCGGAGTCTTCGCGGCGGTCTCCGCGGGCGGCGGCGCGATCGGTCTGCTGGCGGGCGGTGTCCTCGTCGAATGGCTCGACTGGCGCTGGGTGTTCTTCGTCAATGTGCCGATCGCCCTGCTCATCGTTCTGGCGACGCCCCGCCACATCAAGGAGTCCGAGCGTCATCCGGGCCACTTCGACCTGGCCGGTGCGCTGACCTCGACGCTCGGCATGGTCGCGCTGGTGTACGGCTTCATCCGGGCCGCGCAGGAGGGCTGGCGCGACCGGCTCACGCTCGCCTCGTTCGCTGCGGCGGTGGTGCTGCTCACCTGCTTCATCCTCATCGAGCGCCGCTCGAGGCAGCCGATCACGCCACTGCACATGTTCGCCGACCGCAACCGGGCAGGCACCTACGGAATCATGCTGAGCCTCGCCGCCGCGATCTTCGGCATGTTCTTCTTCCTCACGCTCTTCGTACAGAACGTGCTGGACTTCAGCCCGCTCCGGGCCGGCCTCGCCTTCCTGCCGGTGAGCGCGCTCATCGCGGTGGGCGCGGGCACCGCTTCCCACCTTCTGCCGAAGTTCGGCCCCAAACCGTTTATGGTGACCGGTTCGATCCTCGCCGCGGGGGGACTGTCCTGGCTGACCCTGACCGACATTCATTCGACGTACCTGGGCAGCATCCTGGGGCCGATGCTCATCTTCAGCCTCGGCATGGGCATGAACTTCGTCTCGCTGACCCTGATGGCTGTCTCCGGTGTGCCCCGGCATGAGTCGGGCGCGGCCTCCGGCATGCTCAACGCGACCCAGCAGGTGGGCGGTTCGCTCGGCCTCTCCATCCTGGTGACTGTCTTCGGCACGGCCAGCCAGAACGAGGCCAGGGACCAGATACCGCTCTTCCTGACCCAGGCCACCCCGGCGGATCGGCTGAGTTTCCGGCGCACCGGACTGCTCCCACCGCCGTGGGGCGACGAGGTGCTGACCGCCGGAGTCTCCGTCGCCTTCACCGTGGCCGCCATCTTCACGGTGATCGCCGCGGTGATCGCCCTCCTGGTCATCCAGGTCCGTCCCTCGGACCTGGAACGCTTTCAGGGAGGGGGCGCTCGCGGGCAGGCCGGAGACTCCTGAGGTCACCTACGCGCCTCCGGTGCCGTCCGGAGCGCGGGACCCCGTCAGCTCATGCGGACGCGCGTGAGCCGCATGAGACTGGGGACACCGGCTGGATCGGGAGGAGGCGATGGTGTGAGTGCCGACTCCCTCGGCGACTCGCTCGGCGACTCCCTCGGCGAATCCCCGGGCGCTTCGTCGGAGGCTGCCGATTCCGTGGGTCTCGCCGTCCTCGACACACACGCGCGTTACCTCTTCGCGGACCGCGGCTACTGCCGGATCGCGGGGGAGGTGTACGCCGGGCTCGTGGGCAGTCCCGTGAACCCGCGAGTCCGGCCGAGAGTCGGCTCCGAGCTGCTCCTGGCCGGAGTGCTCGCCGACGGCAACCCTCGCGTTCATGTCACCGAAGCAACCCGTTGTACCTGGCAACGTCTGACCATCGACAAAGACGTCGTCGCACTCATGGGCATCATCGTCGGGACCACACCCGCCCGGGCCGCCGAGCGGGAGTCCGCTCCGTACCGCGTCTCCGTCGCCGAGTCCTCCGATCGGATCGGCACGACGCTCGACGAGGACACCACCTGCCGGGAGGCGGTGAGCTTCCTCAGTCCCGGCCTTGCCGACGCGGCCGAGGTGGACCTGCTCCTCACGTCACCTCCGACGCTCTCCCCGGCCGGCGGTGACCTGCGCGCGATACCGCTGCCCGGTGTGTACCGCGCCGCCGTGGCCGGACGCGCGGATCTGCTGCCGCAGCGCCCGGCGGACCCGCTCGGGGCCGCGGTGCGTGCGATGCACGGCAGCCGCCCCGTCCTCGACGACCGGGTGCTGGCTGTGCCGCTCGTCGCTCACGGCCACGTCCTGGGCGCGGTGCTGGCCGCGCGGACACACGGCAGGTTCGATCGGGACGATGTGCTGATCGTCCAGTCGGCGGTTCTGCGGGCTGCCACGGCTATCGAGCATTCCCGTCTGTACGGTCAGGCCCAGCGGACCGCTGTGCAGCTCCAACAAGCCCTGCTCACCGAACCCGGACGCCCGCACCCCAACCTGCAACTGGCCACCCGCTACCTGCCCTCCGGCTCAGGCACCATCGTCGGCGGCGACTGGTTCGAGACCGTGCGCCTGCACTTCGGACGGACTCTGCTGGTCATGGGCGATGTGATGGGGCACGGCGTGGAAGCCGCGGTCGACATGAACAGCTATCGCTCCACGCTGCGCGATGTCGCGTCCGCCGATCTTCCGCCGGACCGGGTGCTGCGCCAGCTCGACGTGATCATCTCCGAGTCCACCAGGCGGCCCGCCACATGTCTGCTGGTACGGGTGGACCCCGTGCGCGGCACCGGCGCCTTCTCCAGCGCCGGCCATCTGCCGCCCGCCGTGTTCGGCGGGGGCGGCGGGGCGGACCTGGTACGCGTGCCCGTCGGGCCGCCTCTCGGCACAGGACTGGGCGGATACGAAATCGCCACTCGCGAGCTCCACCCCGGTGACACCCTGCTGCTGTTCACCGACGGGCTGGTCGAACGGCGGGGAGAGGACATCGACTCCTCCCTCGCCCGCCTCGCACGGGTACAGGCCGCCCCCGGCATCACCGTCGACGGACTGCTGGACGAGGTCCTCGGCCAGCTGGACGCCGCTCACGCGGACGACGACGTCGCCCTCATGGCCGCACGCATCCGGCGCAGGCCGGCGTCGGATCACCACTGAGGTGCCGAGCTCGTAGAGGCACCACCGGGCGCCGCGGCTTCATTCCCGGACTGTGCTGCTGGTGACGGTGAACAGGGCGCCGTCCGGATCGCGCAGCGTCGCCTCTTCACCCTCCGGCATCGAGTGCCGTTCCAGGACGAGGCCCCCATTGCGGCGGGCCGCTTCCACGGTGGCCTCGACGTCGCCGACCGGGAAGTGGCAGTGCCAGTGGGGCCGGAGCGTGGGGTCCGGTGCCGCCCCTGTCGCGCCCGAGCTGAGGCGCGCGAGCACATGCCCCTTGCGGCGGAGCACGACTTCGTCCTCCTCGTAGTCGACCTGGCAGGAGCCGGGCCGCTCGGATGCCCATTCGAGGACTTCGCCGTAGAAGATCGCCGCCTCGAAGGCGTTGCGGGTCCGCAGCCGAAGCCAGACGGGCGCCCTCTTGCGCCCGGTCAGCCATTCGGAGACCAGCAGTCCCTCCCAGATACCGAAGACGGCGCCGTCACGGTCGGCGGCCAGCGCCCCCCGCCCCATGGGAAAGGCGAGCGGGCCCACCGCGACGGTGCCGCTCCGCTCCCGGATACGCGCGGCGGTCTCATCCAGATCGGCGACGGCGAAGTACGGGGTCCAGGCGACGGCGACCTGAAACGCCGACGCCAGCGCCCCGATTCCGGCGACCGGTGCGCCCTCGGAGAAGGCGGTACTGAACTCGTCGCCCAGGCTGCCCTTCCGGAACACCCACCCCATCACCGCGCCGTAGAAATCCTGCGCGCCCTGCAGGTCACGTGCCATCAGGCTGACCCAGCTCGGCGCGCCGAACACTTCGGCGCTCGATGTCACTCCGGCGGATCCGGCTGGTCTCGTTGGTTTGTCCATCACTCGGCGTCCCGGTCGGATTGGGGCATTCTGCACCCACAGCCCCCTCATCCTCCCCTGAACCGGGCAGGCTCGCGAACCGCGCGCATACCCTCAGTGACCGAAAGGACAAGGCGCTCAGCTCCGCCAGGCAGGTCAGCGGCGTTCAGCCCGCCGAGGTCCCGGCCTTGTTCGGGCATCCTCGGCCCGGCCGAGTGCGCCCGGTGTGCGGCGGTCATCGGCCGGGTGACCGGACGGTGCGGGACATCCGTCAGGTAGCGCGTGGCCCACTCGGCAGCGGCCCCAGACGGCCCAGGACGGACAAGAAGCCTCCTGACCTGCGGGCCGGTCAGATGTCGCGGAAGATCTCGATCTGCGCGCCCACCGAGTTGAGGCGCTCCGCCAGATCCTCGTAACCCCGGTTGATGACGTACACATTGCGCAGTACGGAGGTGCCCTCTGCCGCCATCATCGCCAGCAGCACCACCACGGCCGGCCGCAGTGCGGGCGGGCACATCATCTCCGCCGCGCGCCAGCGGGTCGGGCCCTCGACCAGGACGCGGTGCGGATCGAGCAACTGGAGGCGGCCGCCCAGGCGGTTGAGGTCCGTCAGATAGATCGCTCGGTTGTCGTAGACCCAGTCGTGGATCAGCGTCTTGCCCTGGGCGACCGCCGCGATCGCCGCGAAGAACGGGACATTGTCGATGTTCAGGCCCGGGAAGGGCATCGGGTGGATCTTGTCGATCGGCGCCTCCAGTTTGGAGGGCCGGACCGTCAGGTCCACCAGCCGGGTGCGGCCGTTGTCCGCCGCGTACTCCGGTGAGCGGTCGTGGTCGAGGCCCATCTCCTCCAGCACCGCGAGCTCGATCTCCATGAACTCGATCGGGACGCGGCGGATGGTGAGTTCGGACTCGGTGACGACCGCGGCGGCGAGCAGACTCATCGCCTCGACCGGGTCCTCGGAGGGGCAGTAGTCGACGTCCACGTCGATGGTCGGCACACCGTGCACCGTGAGTGTGGTCGTCCCGATGCCCTCGACCTGGACGCCCAGCGCCTCCAGGAAGAAGCACAGGTCCTGGACCATGTAGTTGGAGGAGGCGTTGCGGATGACGGTCACACCGTCGTGACGGGCCGCGGCCAGCAGCGCGTTCTCGGTCACGGTGTCGCCGCGCTCGGTCAGGACGATGGGGCGGTCGTGCGCGGTCGTGCCCTCCACCTTCGCGTGGTAAAGCCCCTCGGTCGCGGTGATGTCGAGACCGAAGCGGCGCAGCGCGATCATGTGCGGCTCGATGGTCCGCGTACCGAGGTCGCAGCCGCCGGCGTACGGCAGCCTGAACGTGTCCATCCGGTGCAGCAGGGGACCGAGGAACATGATGATCGACCGGGTCCTGCGTGCGGCCTCCGCGTCGATGGCGTCCATGTCGAGCTGCGCGGGCGGCACGATCTCCAGATCCATGCCCTCGTTGATCCAACGGGTGCGCACCCCGATGGAGTTGAGCACCTCGAGCAGCCGGAAGACTTCCTCGATACGGGCGACCCGGCGCAGCACCGTACGGCCCTTGTTGAGCAGTGTGCCGCAGAGCAGCGCCACGCACGCGTTCTTGCTCGTCTTGACGTCGATGGCGCCGGAGAGCCGGCGACGGCCGACCACGCGGAGGTGCATGGGCCCGGCGTAGCCGAGCGAGACGATTTCGCTGTCGAGCGCTTCACCGATGCGCGCA
This portion of the Streptomyces sp. NBC_01750 genome encodes:
- a CDS encoding alpha/beta fold hydrolase, with amino-acid sequence MPEIELSAGTIVYEDTGGPGPVVVMLHGLVHDATVWRKVVAGLGRDHRCIAPTLPYGSHRIPMRPDVPLGPDSVNELIAEFLDRLDLREVTLVESDCGRAQTVAGRHPERLARLVLISCEAFDNYPPGAPGKMISLVCKVPGGIALMARTLALKPLRRLPIGLGALTRRPVPHEITDGWLRPLLTDKAIRNDFRRYNAGVRRTELLEAAEGLRKFDRPALVVWAVQDRMMPREHGRRLAELLPQGRLLEIEDSCTLIAEDQPERLTEALRAFIAETTAGPS
- a CDS encoding MFS transporter; its protein translation is MTSPQPTPTAQTAAPDKKLGGNGIALLVIASCQLMVVLDITIVNIALPHIQSALNFSTTSLSWVVSAYTLTFGGLLLLGGRAGDILGRRRVFLAGVMLFALASLLGGLSQSSGQLLAARALQGVGGAIASPTALALITTTFTEGPARNRAFGVFAAVSAGGGAIGLLAGGVLVEWLDWRWVFFVNVPIALLIVLATPRHIKESERHPGHFDLAGALTSTLGMVALVYGFIRAAQEGWRDRLTLASFAAAVVLLTCFILIERRSRQPITPLHMFADRNRAGTYGIMLSLAAAIFGMFFFLTLFVQNVLDFSPLRAGLAFLPVSALIAVGAGTASHLLPKFGPKPFMVTGSILAAGGLSWLTLTDIHSTYLGSILGPMLIFSLGMGMNFVSLTLMAVSGVPRHESGAASGMLNATQQVGGSLGLSILVTVFGTASQNEARDQIPLFLTQATPADRLSFRRTGLLPPPWGDEVLTAGVSVAFTVAAIFTVIAAVIALLVIQVRPSDLERFQGGGARGQAGDS
- a CDS encoding PP2C family protein-serine/threonine phosphatase; protein product: MSADSLGDSLGDSLGESPGASSEAADSVGLAVLDTHARYLFADRGYCRIAGEVYAGLVGSPVNPRVRPRVGSELLLAGVLADGNPRVHVTEATRCTWQRLTIDKDVVALMGIIVGTTPARAAERESAPYRVSVAESSDRIGTTLDEDTTCREAVSFLSPGLADAAEVDLLLTSPPTLSPAGGDLRAIPLPGVYRAAVAGRADLLPQRPADPLGAAVRAMHGSRPVLDDRVLAVPLVAHGHVLGAVLAARTHGRFDRDDVLIVQSAVLRAATAIEHSRLYGQAQRTAVQLQQALLTEPGRPHPNLQLATRYLPSGSGTIVGGDWFETVRLHFGRTLLVMGDVMGHGVEAAVDMNSYRSTLRDVASADLPPDRVLRQLDVIISESTRRPATCLLVRVDPVRGTGAFSSAGHLPPAVFGGGGGADLVRVPVGPPLGTGLGGYEIATRELHPGDTLLLFTDGLVERRGEDIDSSLARLARVQAAPGITVDGLLDEVLGQLDAAHADDDVALMAARIRRRPASDHH
- a CDS encoding VOC family protein; translated protein: MDKPTRPAGSAGVTSSAEVFGAPSWVSLMARDLQGAQDFYGAVMGWVFRKGSLGDEFSTAFSEGAPVAGIGALASAFQVAVAWTPYFAVADLDETAARIRERSGTVAVGPLAFPMGRGALAADRDGAVFGIWEGLLVSEWLTGRKRAPVWLRLRTRNAFEAAIFYGEVLEWASERPGSCQVDYEEDEVVLRRKGHVLARLSSGATGAAPDPTLRPHWHCHFPVGDVEATVEAARRNGGLVLERHSMPEGEEATLRDPDGALFTVTSSTVRE
- a CDS encoding helix-turn-helix domain-containing protein, with amino-acid sequence MADDYLVRIGKLIRDARQHRGWTQTQLAEALGTSQSAVNRIERGNQNISLEMIARIGEALDSEIVSLGYAGPMHLRVVGRRRLSGAIDVKTSKNACVALLCGTLLNKGRTVLRRVARIEEVFRLLEVLNSIGVRTRWINEGMDLEIVPPAQLDMDAIDAEAARRTRSIIMFLGPLLHRMDTFRLPYAGGCDLGTRTIEPHMIALRRFGLDITATEGLYHAKVEGTTAHDRPIVLTERGDTVTENALLAAARHDGVTVIRNASSNYMVQDLCFFLEALGVQVEGIGTTTLTVHGVPTIDVDVDYCPSEDPVEAMSLLAAAVVTESELTIRRVPIEFMEIELAVLEEMGLDHDRSPEYAADNGRTRLVDLTVRPSKLEAPIDKIHPMPFPGLNIDNVPFFAAIAAVAQGKTLIHDWVYDNRAIYLTDLNRLGGRLQLLDPHRVLVEGPTRWRAAEMMCPPALRPAVVVLLAMMAAEGTSVLRNVYVINRGYEDLAERLNSVGAQIEIFRDI